The segment CTCGGCTCGACTTAACTACCACAAAAATATTTAGCCTAGATGAAATAACTGAAAATGATGCTGGCGTGATAGTTGGACCCAAGGCTGCTGAATTAGGGCGGCTTAAACGACTGTTTCCAAATCGTGTCTCTGACGCCGCAATAATTCCTTTTGGCGCTTTTGTAAAACACGTCGATCTTACAAAAGCTGGAGAATTATCGGCATTGGCAAAATTAAAGACCGCTTATGTAAAATATTTACAAAATAAAAATTCACCAAATAATAATGCGCAGACAGAAATTTTAAATGCCTTAGCAAAATTTCGTCAATATATTCTCAGTGAACCATTTGCGCCCGGCTTTGAATTACAAATACGCCAAGCCCTACTTCGTTTAGGCAAACCGGGTACATTTGGTGTTTTTATTCGTTCTGACACTAACGTAGAAGATTTAAAAAACTTCACTGGTGCAGGCTTAAACCTTACGGTTTTCAACCGTGTGTCAATACGAGAAATTTATAAAGCTATTCGTGAAGTGTGGGCTTCTCCTTATAGTGAACGTTCATTTCGCTGGCGCCAAGAACTGCTTGTAAATCCCGAGCATGTTTATCCTTCGGTAATTTTGCATCGTACGGTTTCAAGTCAAATTTCAGGAGTAGTAGTTACTACTGATCTTGAAACCTTAGATAATACCGCTATAACAATTAGTGCCGCTGAAGGTGTTGCCGGCGTCGTTGATGGCGGTTTACCTGAAACTATAGTTCTACGAGCTAATGGCACAACACGCTTTTTATCTTCGGCACGCTCAGCTACACGCAAAATAATACCAAAACCTCCGGCACAAGGCGTTGTTATGGCGGCTGCGTTAGGCATAGATCCTTTACTTGATAACGACGATATCTTTGAATTACGCAATCTGGTTAATGAAGTTAAAACTAAAATGCCTAAAAGTGATCATAATGTGCCCTGGGATATTGAATTTGGTATCTGGCATCATCAAGCATATCTAATGCAAATTCGACCTTTAAAAATTTCAAAGATACCTAGTACCATTCCGCTTTTAGTTAAGCTCGATGCTGACCGTCGTATTGCTTCTATTCCGATTGCTCTCAATGAGGCGCTGCCATGAAATTCTTCGGGGTATTCATTACTACTTTAGCTATGTTTTTACCGATACTGGCTCATGCATATCCAACTGATCAATTCGAACGTACACAAATACGTCGATTAAAATGGCAACACGATGTTGATACAGGCAAACGCCGTGGTCGTAAAACACCCCCCGGAGCACAATGGCCATGTGATAAAATCAATCTAAAAATGCTTGATGCCGCTAACTTTCATCTAAATAGCGCTACCCCTAAAGACACAAAGCTACAAAAAGGACTTGTGGCTATTTTACGAAAATCAGATTTCCGAAATTATCACGTTGCTCTGCTTGATATCACCGATCCCCAAACACCACGATATGCCGCGGTAAATGAAGAGAAAGCACAAACGCCTGGCAGTGTGGCTAAAATTCTTATCGGTGCTGCTTTAATGCAAGAATTAAAGGACCGTTTTGGTGACGACATTGGCGCACGCGAAAAATTATTACGCGAAGTTAGCGTTGCTGCAGATGATTGGGCAATGCCGAACAGCCACGAAGTTCCGGTAATCAATGGCGATAAAGTATCAATTCGACGCGTGTTGCGCGGTGATACTTTCACTTTGTGGGAGTGGTTAGACCATATGCTTTCACCAAGCTCAAATGCATCAGCTTCAATGGTGTGGCGTGAAGTTACGTTAATGCATTTGCTTAAAAAAGATTATCCTCCTTCAGCCTATAATGCAGATCTATGGGCTCGCTTTGATCGCGATACCTTAACTGCTGCTGCATATGAAGTGATTGAGAAACCTCTAATTAATGCTGGTATTGATCCAGAAAATTTTCAACTGCGTCTCTTTTTTACTAAGGGGGCAAGTAAATACGTCAAACCTGGACGAACTTCATTAACCCCTTTAGCTCTACTGCAATGGATGGTTGCTGTTGAACAAGGTCGTATGGTGGATAAGTATTCAAGTCTTGAACTTAAACGTATGCTCTATTTAACTCGTAGACGCATACGTTATTCTAAAAACCATATACTTAAAAACCATGCAGTATTTTTTAAAAGCGGAAGCTTTTACCGGTGTAAACCCGAGCCTGATTTTGTCTGCCAAGCCTATCAAGGCAATGTCATTAATGTACTTAACGCTTTAGTCGAAGTTGAAACCGCACCTGAAAGTACAGATAATGTTCAGGAAAAATCTGCAACAATAAAAACTGATACCAAAGATACTAATAATACTTCGAAAAAAAATGACTCAAAACCAGTCACTGCGGTAAAAGCAGCCAAACCTCTGGTTTATATAATCACCGTTATGTCTAATGAATTGCGGCGTAGCTCTGCCGATGAACACGAACGCTTAGCTGGTTATATTCATAACCTTATATTAAAACAAAATATGTAAGCCTATGCACTAATTCCTCTTGCTCGATGCAGTCTGTCTCTTTTATCTACCAAGGCAATTCAATATCTTCTTGAATTGCTATCGGTGAAAATACCCATGCAATAAAAGCATCAAATTCTTCTTGGCTCTGTGGATGTCGTTGCGGTGGAATATTATTTGGCCAATGTGAAATGCGCGTTAATAAGCGTTTAAAGGTGATCCTTGGATCATTGTAAAGACGAAAACCTAATCCACCAATTAACATCGCCATCAAAATATCTTTCACGGCATTTTCAATAGCAGAGATTTGTTGACTCAGTTCTAATAATTTGGCGGTCTGCTTTAATGCAGTTTCACTAGTTTGAGAATTTTGCCCAATTTCATCTAACACCTCTTGGCTTGCACCGAGCATTTCGAGATGATTGATTTGTTCAAGCACCGCATTAAGTTCTTCCATTAATTCGACCACTTTTGTTTCATGTTGTTCAATAGTGGCCTCACCCATCATAGAAGCGCTATTTGATGCTGTTTCTAGGGCTTGACTTTCAAAACTTGTTTGCTTGTTTTTGTTGATGCGTTGGCGCTCTTGTTGATCGCCTTCATTAGTAAACGTACTAGTCGCCATAACTTTTTGCCATTGCGCTAAGCGTCGACGACTATCTGCATTAGCTCGCTCTTGGGCATTACGACGCTTTGCCGCTTCTTGCTGCTTTAACTTCGCTCCAATTAAGTCATCTTGAAAAGTTTCGTCAGCATCAACAGTATTATCGCCATTGCTTAGTGCTCCTAAATTTGGCGATTGATTACCAGGTGAGGAGATATTTTTCATGGCGACCTCCGAACTTGCGGCAGCGCACGTAAACGCTCTCCCAGGCGTTGACCTATTTGTTTTGTCGAAGCACTCTCGCGTTCTGGTTTTGGCTCTACGAGAATCAATAATGGTAGAATGTCGTCAACCGCTTTTTCTCCAAGCGTCTTTTCAATAGCGTCTTGTAGATTTGCTTTTGTCGTTTCAATAGCAGCAATTATTTTTACTAAAAAATGAACACGTCGTTGGTTAGTACGGTCTCTTGATAATGTTGTAAAAGCTATTGCTAATAATTCATCATGAAGGCGTTGAAACATACGTTCAAGAGCACGGTTTTTCTGTTTAGTAAATTGCGAAACCAAATATAAAGCTGATACATCTTGGCGAAAGCTCTCTGTAATTTGTTCTCGTGCATTAGGGTCACGCGAAAGACGAGCTAAAAAACGAGACACAAT is part of the Deltaproteobacteria bacterium genome and harbors:
- a CDS encoding serine hydrolase, producing the protein MKFFGVFITTLAMFLPILAHAYPTDQFERTQIRRLKWQHDVDTGKRRGRKTPPGAQWPCDKINLKMLDAANFHLNSATPKDTKLQKGLVAILRKSDFRNYHVALLDITDPQTPRYAAVNEEKAQTPGSVAKILIGAALMQELKDRFGDDIGAREKLLREVSVAADDWAMPNSHEVPVINGDKVSIRRVLRGDTFTLWEWLDHMLSPSSNASASMVWREVTLMHLLKKDYPPSAYNADLWARFDRDTLTAAAYEVIEKPLINAGIDPENFQLRLFFTKGASKYVKPGRTSLTPLALLQWMVAVEQGRMVDKYSSLELKRMLYLTRRRIRYSKNHILKNHAVFFKSGSFYRCKPEPDFVCQAYQGNVINVLNALVEVETAPESTDNVQEKSATIKTDTKDTNNTSKKNDSKPVTAVKAAKPLVYIITVMSNELRRSSADEHERLAGYIHNLILKQNM